One window from the genome of Rariglobus hedericola encodes:
- a CDS encoding LuxR C-terminal-related transcriptional regulator produces the protein MDDHAAIIGMMTQVVESLPGFKVVGSALDADAAMEVCRNEQADIIILDLVLPGVSGLALLGELGIICPKSRILIFTGSLNAAAMRGALAAGVLSVVEKMATLEIFRAALLSVSQGQTYFGPLAGNFIKALVSRDQSTPEANAGISELTKREKTVLCHVAQGLSSKEIADKLGVSVHTVINHRSNLMKKTGLHRVAQLSLFAVQAGLVGETTDR, from the coding sequence GTGGACGACCATGCCGCGATCATAGGAATGATGACCCAAGTGGTTGAATCCCTGCCTGGTTTCAAGGTGGTGGGAAGCGCGCTCGATGCCGATGCCGCGATGGAAGTCTGTCGTAATGAGCAGGCTGACATCATCATCCTAGATCTGGTGCTGCCGGGCGTGTCGGGCCTGGCCCTGCTGGGCGAACTGGGAATCATCTGCCCGAAGTCCCGCATCCTGATTTTTACCGGCAGCCTGAATGCTGCCGCCATGCGCGGAGCGCTCGCCGCCGGCGTTTTGAGTGTGGTCGAGAAGATGGCCACGCTGGAAATATTCCGCGCGGCCCTGCTTTCGGTTTCCCAAGGTCAGACGTATTTCGGACCGCTCGCGGGCAATTTCATCAAGGCGCTCGTGAGTCGCGATCAATCGACGCCTGAGGCGAATGCCGGTATCAGCGAACTCACCAAGCGTGAGAAGACCGTGCTTTGCCACGTGGCGCAGGGTCTTAGCTCGAAAGAGATCGCGGACAAACTCGGGGTGAGCGTGCACACGGTGATCAATCATCGGAGCAACCTTATGAAAAAAACCGGGCTGCATCGTGTCGCGCAGCTTTCGCTGTTTGCCGTGCAGGCGGGTTTAGTGGGAGAGACGACGGATCGCTGA